The genomic region TGGCGACGAAAGACCGCGACAATGTCTTCCACTGGCACGACAAACAATTGGTTGTCATGTTCCAGGTCAACGGGGATCGCTGCCTTGGGATGAAACAGAATCTTGTCGTATTGCCGTAACGGCAATTCCTCGTCGTTTTCCACGACTGCGCTGATCGTCACGATCCGTCCCGTAATGGTCGGAATCTCAGAGGCATCCGGTAACGCAATTCCGCCTCGCGTTTCCCGCTTGGGCTCATCCTTTCGCACCAACACGCGATCACCGATCGGCTCAACGTACTCAAACGTTGAGGCGGCTGCTTTTTTCTTTGCCATTGTTTTTATTCCGACTTAGCGGGCATCGACCTTGGTGAAGATCATCTTGCCAGCGTTAGTTTGCAGGGTACTGGTCACTCGAACATCCAATTCTTGACCGATTCGATGGCGACCGCCTTCGACGACGACCATCGTACCATCATCAAGGTATCCGATGCCCTGTTCCGGACCTTCACCGGGCTTAATCACCCGTAATCGGAACGTTTCATCCGGCAAGAAGACCGGG from Neorhodopirellula lusitana harbors:
- a CDS encoding co-chaperone GroES — its product is MAKKKAAASTFEYVEPIGDRVLVRKDEPKRETRGGIALPDASEIPTITGRIVTISAVVENDEELPLRQYDKILFHPKAAIPVDLEHDNQLFVVPVEDIVAVFRRQAPEDA